Sequence from the Burkholderia cepacia genome:
GGCGCAAAGCGGCGTCAACTCGCTGTCGACGGGTTTGAGCTCGACCAACAGCTCTGTCGCTTCGCTGTCCACATCGACCTCGACCGGCATCAACTCGCTGTCCACCGGCCTCAGCACGACCAACAGCTCCGTCGCGTCGCTGTCGACTTCCACGTCGACGGGGATGTCGTCGGCCAACAGTTCGATCTCGTCGTTGTCCACGTCGACTTCAACGGGCATCAGCTCGTTGTCGACCGGCCTGAGCTCGACCGATAGCTCCGTCGCATCGCTGTCGACCTCCACGTCGACCGGTATCTCGACGGCCACCAGTTCGATCGCGTCGCTCTCTACGTCGACCTCGACGGGTATCAGCTCGCTGTCGACCGGCCTGAGCTCGACCAACAGCTCGGTCACGTCGCTGTCGACCTCCACGTCGACCGGCTTGTCGTCGGCCACCAGCTCGATCTCTTCGCTGTCCACGTCGACGTCGACCGGCATCAGCTCGCTGTCGACCGGCCTGAGCTCGACCGATAGCTCGGTGTCGTCGCTGTCGACCTCAACATCGACCGGCTTGTCATCGGCCACCAGCTCGATCTCCTCGCTGTCCACGTCGACTTCGACCGGCATCGGCTCGCTGTCCACCGGCCTCAGCTCGACCAACAGCACCGTCGCATCGCTGTCCACCTCGACCTCGACCGGCATCAGCTCCCTGTCCACCGGCCTGAGCTCGACCAACAGCTCGGTCACGTCGCTGTCCACCTCGACCTCGACCGGCATCAGCTCGCTGTCCACCGGCCTGAGCACGACCAACAGCACCGTGACATCGCTGTCCACCGCGACCTCGACCGGCCTCGGCTCGCTGTCCACCGGCCTGAGCACGACCGACAGCACCGTCGCATCGCTGTCGACCTCCACGTCGAGCGGCATCGGCTCGCTGTCGACCGGCTTGAGCACGACCAACAGCAACCTCACATCGCTGTCGACGTCGACCTCGACCGCGATCGAAGCCGCGAAGACGCACTACTACAGCGTCAACGACAACGGCACGCAGCAGGCCAACTACGACAACGACGGCGCAACGGGCGTCAACGCCATCGCGGCAGGCGTGAACGCAAGCGCCTCGGGCGCAAGCAGCGTCGCGGTCGGCTACGGCTCGAACGCCTCGTCGAACGGCGCGGTCGCGATCGGCCAGAACGCATCGGCCACGGGCGGCAAGGCCGTGTCGATCGGCTCCGGCAACACGGCCACCGGCAACGGCGCAGTGGCGCTCGGCAACGCGAACACGGCAACCGGCAACGGCTCGCTCGCGCTCGGCAACACGGCGACAGCGGCCGGCGCCGGGTCACTCGCATTCGGCTCGAACGCGGTCGCGAACAACCTCAACGACGTCGCGCTCGGCACGAACTCCGTCACGGCCGCCGCGAACCCGACGTCGAGCGCCACGATCGGCGGCATCACGTACTTCTTCGCGGGCAGCTCGCCGGTCGGCGTGGTGAGCGTCGGCGCGCCGGGCGCGGAACGCCAGATCACGAACGTCGCCGCCGGCCGGATCTCGGCCACCAGCACGGACGCGATCAACGGCAGCCAGCTGAACGCGACGAACCAGGCCGTCAATACCCTGTCGACGGCAACGTCGACGAGCATCGGCTCGCTGTCGACGGGCATCAACTCGCTGTCCACCGGCCTGAGCTCGACGAACAGCACGGTGGCGTCGCTGTCCACGTCGACGTCGACCGGCATCAGCTCGCTGTCGACCGGCCTGAGCACGACGAACAGCAACGTCAACTCGCTGTCGACGTCGACCTCGACGGGCATCGGTTCGCTGTCCACCGGCCTGAGCACGACGAACAGCAACGTGGCCTCGCTGTCGACCGGCGTGAAGAACATCAACAACACGTTGAACTCGCTGTCGACGACGATCAACAACAACACGACGCGCACGGTGAACACGAACGGCGTCTCGGCCGACATGAACGGCAAGGGCACCGATCTCCCGACCGTCACCGCCGGCTCGAACTCGGTGGCGATCGGCGCGAATTCGAACGACGGCGGCCGCTCGAACGTGGTGTCGGTCGGTAGCGACACGCAGCAGCGCCAGATCACGAACGTCGCGCCGGGTACGCAAGGCACCGACGCGGTGAACGTGAACCAGCTGACGCAGGTGCAGACGACGCTGTCGACGGCGCTGTCGGGCCAGCAGGCGCAGATCAACTCGCTGGGTTCGCAACTGCAGCAGACCGACCAGATGGCGAAGCAGGGTATCGCGGCCGTCGGCGCGATGGCGTCGATCCCGCAGCTCGATCGCGACGCCAACTTCGGGATGGGTGTGGGCACGTCGACCTTCCTCGGCCAGAAGGCGATGGCGGTCAACATGCAGGCGCGCATCACGGAGAACCTGAAGGCGTCGATCAACGGCGGCTTCAGCGGCGGTCAGAAGGTGATCGGCGCCGGCATGCTGTATCAGTGGAAATAACCCGCGCCGCGCGGGCCGGGCGCAGTGGTCAGCGCCCGGCCTGGCCCGCCGCCCGATCGACGCAGCAGGCTTCCATCAACGATCGTATTCAGGACATCACCGTGAACACACTCACTTTCGCGCTCGCGCTCTCCGCGATAACCCTCGCCGCGTGCTCGACCGCATCCGGCCCGACCTTCAGCGCCTCCGAACTGCAGCCGCGCGACGGCGTGCGTACCTTCCAGGTGGACTGCCACGGGATCTTCTCCGGCCCGAATACCTGCATGAAGGCCGCGCAACACCTCTGCGGCGACCAGCCGGTGCGCACGGTCGATACCGCGAAAGCGCTGCGCGATCATGCCGACCCGGCCACGCTGGTGTTCCAGTGCGGCGCGCCGGAAGCCGCTGCGCCGGCGCCGGCATCGTCGCCCGCGGCAGCGGCGCCCGCCCCCGTCGAACACGTGAATCTCGCGGGCGACGCGCTGTTCGCCACCGGGCTGGCGACGCTCACGCCGACCGCCCGTGCGTCGCTCGACGCGCTGCTGGCCAGACAGGGCAACACGGCGTTTACGCGTGTGTCGGTCACGGGCTACACGGATTCGGTCGGCGGCGACGCGTCCAATCTCGCGCTGTCGCAGCGGCGCGCGCAAGCCGTCGCCGGCTATCTGAAGTCGCATGGCCTGAACGCCCGCACCGTGGCCGTGACGGGGCGCGGCAGCGCCGATCCGGTCGCCTCCAACGCCACGGCGGAAGGACGCGCGAGCAACCGGCGCGTCGAAATCTCGCTGGAACGCTGAACCCGCTGCGTCGCGCGCCACCCGTGCCGACGTTTCGGCGATGCTTTGGAATACGCACGACGGAACCTCGCCCGATCGCGGCATGCCGCGCGGATATTTCCGGCCGTCATGTCGGCCGTCATACCGATTGGCAGTAGCCGGTCACGCATCGACCTTCGTCGGGGCCGCCCCGACTCCACAAACCGGCGGTTTCCGTGCCACAATCGCCGCTGGCGGCCGGCCCGGCAGCGCGCGGCGACGCGTCGAACCGGCTTTGGCCGCCGATGTCGCCATCCGCGCCGCCCGGCCCGTTTCCGCGGGCCGCGCCGCCGCAGGCGCACACGTGACAACCAACGGCCTGCCGGGTCCGCGCGTCGGCGTTCGACGCCGCCGGACCGGCGCCGCCGCACAGGGATTTTGCTGGTGACGGACATCAATGAAGCCGCCTCGGGCGGCACCCGCAAGCAACGGCCGGCCGTCGGCATCTCGCTGTTTGCGCGCGACGGCCAGGCGATCTGGGAAAACGGCATCCACCAGAACATCGCGTTCCTCGCGATGATGCTCAAGCGCTCGGATCGCGTCGGCCCGGTCTACTTCCTGAACGGCGGCGACGCCAACGCGCTGCCGGCCGGCCTCGAACTCGACGGCCTCGACATCCCGCTCGTGAAGCCCTCCGACGTCACGCACGAACTCGACGTCGTGATCGAAATGGGCGCGCAGCTGCCGGTGGAGTGGCTTCGACACATGAAGGCGCTCGGCAAGAAGCGCATCGCGTGCTTCGTCGGCCATACCTACAGCGGCCTCGCCGAAACCCCGATCTTCGGCAAGCCGTCGGGGCACATCTTCAACGGCGCGCCGTTCGACGAAGTGTGGGTGCTCGCGAAATCGCAGACGATCGACGTGCCGCTGCTGCGCACGCTCACGCGCGCGCCGGTCTACACGATCCCGCACATCTGGTCGCCGTACTTCCTCGATCGGCGCATCGCCGCGCTCGCCGCGGAAGGCGCGACGTTCGGCTATCGGCCCGGCCGCTCGGCCTGGCGGCTCGCGACGCTCGAGCCGAACATCTCCGTCGCCAAGTCCTGCCACTATCCGATGCTCGCGTGCGAGGAACTCTATCGCGCGCGCCCGGAAGCGGTTCAGCACATGTTCGTCGTCAACGCGATGCACATGAAGGAGCATCCGACCTTCGTGCACTTCGCGAACAGCCTCGATCTCGTGCGCCAGCACAAGGCGACCTTCGAGCCGCGCCTCGACCTGCCGGGCTTCATGGCACGCCACGCGGATGCGGTCGTGTCGCACCACTGGGAAAACGGGCAGAACTATCTGTATTACGACGTGCTGTACGGCGGCTATCCGCTGATCCACAACTCGACGCTGATCGGCGACGCCGGCTATTACTACCCGGACTTCGATTCCGCCGCGGGTGGCCGTGCGCTGCTCGACGCGTGGCTGCATCACGACGAACGCCTCGACGACTATCGCGCGAAGGCCGGCCGGCTGCTGCAGTCGGTCTCGATCGACAACCCCGCGAACCTCGACGCGTTCGTCTCGCGTCTGGTCGCCTGAACCGGAGAATACGCATGTCGGACTCCAATGCCCGTCAAGCGCCCGGCGAGGGCAAGCGTCTCGTCGTCGGCGTGTCGCTGTTCGTGCGTGGCGCCGGCCAGTCGCTGTGGGAAAACGGCATCTTCCAGAACTGCCTGCTGCTGATCCTGCTGCTGCGCCAGTCGCCGCTCGTCGCGGAAGCCGTGATGGTGAACGGCGGCGAACAGGTCGCCGATCCTCAGATGATGCTCGGCGAATGGGACGTGCCGCTCCTGTCGATGGACGAAGCACTGCAGCGCTGCGACGTGCTGATCGAAATGAGCGCGCAGTTCGGCGCGGATTACCTGCGCACGTTCCGCGAGCGCGGCGGCAAGGTCGTCACGATGCGGGTCGGCAACGACTACGTGATCGACATCGAACGCGCGATGTTCAACAAGCCGTCGGGCTTCCTGTTCTCGGGCGCGCCGTACGACGCCGTGTGGACGATTCCCGAATTCGAGCGCTCGTGCCTGCACTATTACCAGACGGGCCTGCGCGCGCCCGTCACGATCGTTCCGCACATCTGGCACCCGATGCTGTTCGACAAGGCGCGCGCGACGCTCGGTGCCGGGCTGTCGTTCGGCTATGAGCCCGGCAAGCCGCGCTGGCGCGTGACGATGTTCGAGCCGAACATCTGCATGGTGAAGACGAGCGTCATCCCGATGCTCGTGGCCGAGGAAGCGTATCGCGCGAAACCGGATTTCCTCGAGTTCGTGCGCGTATGCAACACGCTGCACCTGAAGGAACATGCGACGTTCGTCCATTTCGCGAAAAGCCTCGACATCGTGAACCACGGGATCACGACGTTCGAGAGCCGCTACGCGGTGTACGAGTTCATGGCCGCATACGGCGACGCTGTGGTGTCGCACACGTGGGAAAACGCGCAGAACTACCTGTACTACGAGCTGCTGTACGGCGACTATCCGCTGATCCACAACTCGCCGTTCCTCGGCAAGGCCGGGTATTTCTATCCGGACTTCGACTGCCAGGCCGGCGGCCGCGCACTGTTGAAGGCGTTCGCCGAGCACGACGCGAACCTGGAAGCGTACCGCGAGCAGTCGAGGCACGTGCTCAGCTCCGTCAGCATCTACAACCCCGAGAACGTCGCCGCCTATACGGACGCGATCGCCACCCTCTATCGCGACGCGTGACGCACCGCGGACGGAGAGCCGACATGAAGATCAACGTTGCGATAACGATGAACGTGCAGCGCGACGCGACGCAGTCGATCTGGTACAACGGCGCGAACCAGCACTGCGTGTACCTGTACATGCTGCTGAAGCAGTCGCCGCTGATCGGTGAGGTCTGGCTCGCGCACGACGACGGCATCGCCGCCTATCCGGAAGCGCTGATGATGAGCGAATTCCGCGACGCGCTGCGGCCGCTGTCGGCCGTCGTCCACCAGACCGACCTGCTGATCGAGATGAACGCGTTCATCGATCAGACCCACACGGATGCCGTGCGCCGGCGCGGCGGCAAGTGCGTGTCGTACCGCTTCGGCAACGACTACGTGATCGCGGTCGAGACGATCAACTTCGAGAAGAACCCGTGGCGGCCGAACCCGCACCGCGTGCAGTTCGACGAGATCTGGACCAACCCGCAGCACATGCACACGTGCGCCGCGTATTTCCAGGCCGTGTACCGCGCACCGGTGATCGAGCTGCCGCACATCTGGTCGCCGTATTTCATCGAGCGCAGCCTCGACGCCGATCCTGAACTGAAGGCGCGCTTCGGCTACCGGAACCACGGCCCGGCCAAGCGCATCGCGTTCTTCGAGCCGAACCTGAACGTCGTGAAAAGCTCGATCGTGCCGATGCTCGCCGCAAACGCGTGCTACGTCGAGCATCCGGAGCTCGTCGAGCACGTGTACATGACCAACACGTTCGACAAGAAGGAAAACGTCGCCTTCAAGCATCTCGCGCTCGGGCTCGAGATGGTGCGCGACGGCAAGGCAACCGCCGACGTGCGCGCGCCGTTCGTCGCATGGGCCGCGCATCACACCGACATCGTCGTGTCCCACCACTGGGAAAACGGCCTCAACTACCTGCTGTACGACGCGCTGTACGGCAACTACCCGCTCGTGCACAACTCGCCGTTCCTGCGCGACGTCGGCTATTACTATCCGGATTTCGAGATCTTCGATGCGGCACGAGCGATCGCGACCGCCGCGCAGACGCACGACGCACGGCTCGACGAATACGCACGGGCGGCCCGGCAATACCTGGCCGGCGTCGACGCGCTGGCAGAGCACAACGTCCGCGCGCATTCGGAGCAGATCCTGCAACTGTTCCGCGACCGCGCGATCGACTGATGCGGGAACGCGGGAAGCGCTACCCGCGAACGAGATGCCCGCACGCTTTCATGAACGCCTGCCCCTGCTTGCGCCCGGCGCGCATCAGCACCGCGAAGATGCGCCGCGATGCGCGGCCGTTCACCTGTTGCTCGAGGCTGCCGGCGATGCCGTGCGCAATCGCCGATTCACACCCGTACACGCTCGTCAGAATCCCCGCGCAGTAATAGCGGGCCGCCAGTTCGCGGCTGGCCGCATCCGGCAGGCGCGCCGCCGCGATGCGGCGCGCGACCGCCTCCAGGCCGTCGAAATAGCAGATCATGTCGACCTGCCTGCCGGCCGGCCCGGTGCTCAGGCGGACGAGAATGGCCGCCACCTCCCGGATCGCCGCCGGCTCGCGATGTATCGCCATCCTGCTGTGTGCGTCCACGGCCGCCCCACCTCTCAAGACTGCGTCAGCCCACCCGACTGCACGACGTCGAACGGATCGCATCACGCTGCATCCGAACGCCGGGAAAAGTGATCGCCCTGCGCCCACCGGACGCCGGCGTCGATCGACATCTGCCGGTCGATCTCGCTCTCCACGCCTTCGACGACGACGTGCCCCGCGCTCTCGTGCGTCAGCGCCACCAGCCGGCGCACCTGATACCGGCCGACCGCGTTGTCCCGGATCATCGCCAGCATCGACCGGTCCAGCTTCACGATGTCCGGACGGCCGACCACGAAATGGTTGTGCGCGCTGTGGCCCGCGCCGAAATCGTCGATCGCGATGCGGCACCCGGCCTGCCGCACCCGATGGACGAACGCACGGCCGGATAGCGGGTCCAGCGGCGTGGTTTCCGTGATCTCGAGCACGAGCCGCTGCGCGACCGCCGGCTCGACGCGGAGCCACTCGAAGATCGCCTGCCACTGCGCGTCTTCCGTCGCGCTCGACGCCGACACGTTGCAGCCGTAAACGGCTTGCGCATCGGCGCGCAGGCTGTCGATCGTCCGGCCGACCACGAGCCGGTCGAACCACCGCATCAGCCCCATCGATACGAGCCCCGGCAGGAACGCAACGGGCCGCAACACGTCGCGCGGCCCGCGTGCGAGGCGCGCGAGGCGCGCGAGGCATTCCCGGTACAGCACACCGCCCGACAGGTCGGCCCGGCACACGGGCTCTTGCGCGAACGCGAGCCGGTGCTCGATGAAGCGGCATACCGCGACGGGGTCGAGATGCGCGGCGGTCGGATCGAACAGCTGGCGGGCGTCGTCATGATTCTTTTGCATTTGCGCCTCGAGGCAAGCGTCGACCACGTTCATTCCGGCGCTCCGAAAAACGTCGAGCCGCGCGAACCGGCCCATTCGTCACAATAAACGCCGGAGAATGAAAAAGAATCCTCCCGCACCTTGCCAACGAAAATCGACCGAATCGAAAATCCGGCCTTCGTTGAAATATCCGGAAGCCATTCTAGATTCAAGCAAATTCGAACACTGTTAACGATATTGAAATTACATGAATGAAAGCCGGATCATCTTATTATTCGGCTCGCCGGTTCGCGGTTTATTCATATGAAAATACAAATTAAAATCACGCGCGCAGCGTGGCTGTCGCGGCGCGAACCCGCTCGATCATCCGAGCCCGCAACATCAACCATTCGTTCATTATGATTTTCAATGAAGGCTGATTTTCAGGATTATCAATCCATCGCACGCCGGCAATTAAAACTGACTGTCTTTAACAGTCTTACAAGATAGTTAACATTAAAATCAATTCCGACGGACCACCCCCGGATCCGTCATCTTTGTGCCTTGCAAGCCGCCGATGCCCCCGCTTCGGCGGTTTTTTTTGCTCCCGCGACGCCGCTACGCCGCCGTCGCGCCGATCAATTGCGCAAGCAGGGCGTCGTATTCGGCAATGAGCGCGGGATTCGCCGACGTATAGCGGCTCAGGATGTCGCGCTGGCGCAGCGTGTACGCTTCCCAGTCGTCATCGTGCGTATGCAGCGCACGCAACAGCGCATCGGCGCCCTGCTGCACGTCGTTGTCCGGATAGTAGTAGCCGAGATCGGGCGCGAGGCTCGCGTTGTGCACGAGCGGATAGCCCTGCCAGCACACGTCGAAATAGAAATAGTTGAGCGGGTTCGACCATTGGTGCGACACGACGATATCGGTCAGGTCGGCCAGGAACAGCGGCGTATCGAAGCGCCCGACGAAACTCGCCTTGCCCGCGCGCACGATGTCCAGGTAGTTCATCAGCATCACGAACTCGGGACTGTCGTGCGCGAGGCGATCGGCGTTCGTCACGTGCGTGAAGCAGATCGCATCGGGGTCGCGCCGATACGCTTCGTCGATGATCAGCATCGGATACACGCAGAACTTCACGACGTTGTGGTTCGGCTCCATCACCGTCAGCCGCTTCGCGCTCGTGCCGCTCGGCCGGTATTCGCCGTGCTCCGGCAGCGACTGCGCGCGCGCGCTCAGGAACATCGGGTCCCACACGAACGGCACGACGCGCCCGGGGCAGCGGCGCAGCGACTGCAGGAACGGCAGCGACGACGGCGCGATCTGCGGAATCGCCCACACCTCGTCGTAGCCGCGGTTGATGAACAGCGAATCCCACAGCCGGCGGCCGAACAGCATCGATTCCATCGCGTTGATGTACTCGACGCCGCAGCAATAACTGACGAGTTTCGCGCCGCGCGCCTTCAGGTAGGCCGTCTGCTCGCCGTCGATCTGCCCGCCGAGCTCGATCACCACGTCGAGCGAATCCTTCATCTCGGCGAATGCGCGCGTGTCGTACACGCCGCGATCCCACGGCAATGCCTCGGTGAGCGGCACGTCGGTGGTGTTGACCAGCGTCACGCGGTAGCCGTGCGGCGACGCCATCAGCAGCTTCGCGAGAAACAGCGCGTTCTGCTTGATGCCGTTGATCCACAGGCTTTCGTCAGGGGCACGCAGTCCGATTGTGATACCGATGCGCAGGCCGTTCAGGACAGGGGATGTCATCGTCGGCGGGATGGGAAGTTGGAGGGTCGCAGTATCGCGCGCGGCCCCGCCCTGTTCGGGTGCTGCCGCGCTGACCGCCAGTTTAGCGGACTTCCGGCCGCCGGACTGTTAGGGATGGTCAGGACCCGCGCCGACCGGCGACGGGCCCCGACGCAACGCTCAGCCTTCCGCCATCATCAGCAACTGCGCGCCGTCCGACACCTGGTCGCCGACGCCGTACAGCACTTCCGCGACGACGCCCGCGCTCGGCGCGCCGATCGTGTGCTCCATCTTCATCGCTTCCATCACGATCAGCGGCGTGCCCGCTTCGACCTTCTGGCCCGGCTCGACCAGCACCGCGATCACCTTGCCGGGCATCGGCGCGGTCAGGCGGCCGCCGCCCTGCTCCGCGTCGCCCGCATGCGCGAGCAGGTTGCGCCATTCGAACGTCTCGGCCGCGCCTTGCGTGAACACGTGGAAGGTGTCGCCGGCCGCATACACGCGGCCGCTGCTGCGCACGCCGCCGAGCGTCACGTCGAAATCGAGCGGCGTGGCGCCACGCGTCCACGCGAACGGTTGCGCCGGCGCGTCGCCGATCGCGAGCCGCTTGCCGGCCGCGTCGTCGTCGACGGTCACGGTGAGATCCGACTCGCGATCGATCGCGCGCCATTCGAGCGTACGGCGATAGCCGCCGTTCAGTCGCCAGTCCGGCAGCGCGCCCCACGGCGAACCGGGGTCCGCGAGCGCATCGCGCTCACGCGCGAGCAGTGCCGCGCAGGCCAGCGCGAGCATCGCGCGCGGCGGCTCTTGCGGCGCGAACAGCGCATCGTGATTGCGCTCGATCAGGCCCGTGTCGAGATCGGCCGTCGCGAACGGCTCGCACGCGACGATCCGCTGCAGGAACGCGGCATTCGTATGCAGGCCGACCACTTCGCATGCACGCAGCGCGCGCAGCATCAGGCTCAGCGCTTCCGCACGGTCCGCACCGTGAACGATCAGCTTCGCGATCATCGGATCGTAGAACGGCGTGATCGCATCGCCTTCTCGCACGCCGCTGTCGACGCGCACCGATGCGCCGATCGCGAACTCGACGCCTGCCGGCAGCCGCAGGTGCTTCAGCGTGCCCGTGGACGGCAGGAAGCCGCGCGCCGGGTTCTCCGCATACAGGCGCGCCTCGAGTGCGTGACCCTGCACGCGCAGTTCGTCCTGCCGCAGCGGCAGCGGCTCGCCGGATGCGACACGCAGTTGCCATTCGACGAGATCGAGCCCGGTGACCATCTCGGTGACCGGATGCTCGACCTGCAGGCGCGTGTTCATTTCCATGAAGTAGAACGCGTCGCCCGTCATGATGAACTCGACGGTGCCCGCGCCGACATAACCGACCGCGCGCGCGGCCGCGACGGCCGCTTCGCCCATCGCACGGCGCACGTCGTCGGGCAGGCCCGGCGCCGGCGCTTCCTCGAGCACCTTCTGGTGACGGCGCTGCACCGAGCAGTCGCGGTCGAACAGATATACGGTATTGCCGTGCGTGTCGCCGAATACCTGCACCTCGACGTGGCGCGGGCGCGTCAGGTACTTCTCGATCAGCACGCGGTCGTTGCCGAAGCTGCTCGCGGCTTCGCGCTGGCACGACGCGAGCGCCGCCGGGAAATCGTCGGAGCGCTCGACCACGCGCATCCCCTTGCCGCCGCCGCCCGCGCTCGCCTTCAGCAGCACCGGGTAGCCGATCGCGTCGGCTTCGCGATGCAGGTTGGCCGCGTCCTGGTCGTCGCCGTGATAGCCGGGCACGAGCGGCACGGCGGCCGCGTGCATCAGCGCCTTCGCGGCGGCCTTCGAGCCCATCGCCGCGATCGCGTCGACCGGCGGCCCGATGAAGACGATGCCGGCCGCTTCGCACGCATGCGCAAAATCTTCGTTCTCCGACAGAAAACCGTAGCCGGGGTGGATCGCCTGCGCGCCGGTCGCGCGCGCGGCTTCGATGATGCGTTCGATGCGCAGGTAGCTGTCCGCGGCGGCCGAGCCGCCGATGTGCACGGCTTCGTCGCACGCGGCCACGTGTTTCGCGTTCGCGTCCGCGTCGGAATAGACGGCGACGCTCGCGATCCCGAGACGTTTGCACGTCGCGGCGACGCGGCACGCGATTTCGCCGCGGTTGGCGATCAGAATCTTGTCGAACATGGCTTCGGTGTCGTCCGGAAAGTTAGGGGCACGCCGTCATTCACGCCAAGAAGGCGTGCGTTTCTCGAGGAAGGACGCGATCCCTTCGCGCGCTTCCGCGCCGGCCCGGGTTCGCGCGATCCAGTCGGCGGTCTGCTCGATCAGCGTCGCGTCGAGCGCGCGGCCGGCCACGTCGGCAACGAGCCGCTTGCACGCGCGCACCGCGTCGGGGCCGTTCGCGACGAGCGTCGCGGCCAGCTTCGCGACGGTTTCGTCGAGCGCATCGGCCGGCACCGCTTCGTGAATGAAGCCGAGCGACGCCGCGCGCGTGCTGTCGAACACCTCGGCCGTCGTGAAGTAGCGGCGCGCCGCGCGCTCGCCCATCGCGCGCACCACGTACGGCGCGATCGTCGCGGGGATCAGCCCGAGCCGCGCTTCCGACAGGCAGAACTTCACGCCGTCGGCCGCAATCGCGATGTCGGCCGCGGCCACCAGGCCCACCCCGCCCGCATAGGCATCGCCGTGCACGCGGGCGATCACCGGCTTGCCGCAACGATGGATCGCCTCGAGCATTCGCGCGAGCTTGCGCGCATCGGCACGGTTCTCGTCGTCCGAGTAACCGGCCATCTTCTTCATCCAGTTCAGGTCCGCGCCCGCGCAGAACGCCGCGCCTTCCGCGGCGAGCACGATCGCGCGCACGCCTTCATGCGCGTCGAGCCATTCGAACGCGGTGGTCAGCTCGGCGATCGTCGTCTCGTTGAACGCGTTGCGCACGTCGGGACGCGCGAGCGTGACGGTCGTCACGCGGCCGGCTTCGCTTACCTTGATCGTTTCGTATCGCATCGGTCAGCCCTCCCGGCCGTTACATGCGGAACACGCCGAAGCGCGTATCTTCGATCGGCGCGTTCATCGATGCGGCCAGGCCGAGCCCGAGCACGTCGCGCGTCTGCGCCGGGTCGATCACGCCGTCGTCCCACAGCCGCGCGCTCGCGTAATACGGATGGCCCTGGCGCTCGTACTGGTCGCGGATCGGCTGCTTGAACGCGTCCTCCTCCTCGGCCGACCACGCACCGCCCTTCGCCTCGATGCCGTCGCGGCGCACCGTCGCGAGCACCGAGGCGGCCTGCTCGCCGCCCATCACCGAGATCCGCGCGTTCGGCCACATCCACAGGAAGCGCGGGCCGAATGCGCGGCCGCACATCCCGTAGTTGCCGGCGCCGAACGAGCCGCCGATGATCACCGTGAACTTCGGCACCTTCGCGTTCGACACGGCCGTCACCATCTTCGCGCCGTGCCGCGCGATGCCTTCGTTCTCGTACTTGCGGCCGACCATGAAGCCCGTGATGTTCTGCAGGAACACGAGCGGAATCTTGCGCTGGCAGCACAGCTCGATGAAATGCGCGCCCTTCACCGCCGATTCGGAGAACAGGATGCCGTTGTTCGCGACGATCCCGACCGGGTGCCCCCAGATGTGCGCGAAACCCGTGACGAGCGTCGTACCGTAGCGCGCCTTGAATTCGTCGAACTCCGAATCGTCGACGATGCGGGCGATCACCTCGCGCACGTCGAACGGCTTGCGCGTATCGACCGGAATCACGCCGTACAGGCTCTTCGCGTCGTAGCGCGGCGGCTTCGGCTCGCGCAGCGCCACCGGCGACGCGATCTTCGGCGCGAGATGATCGACGATGCTGCGCGCGATCGACAGCGCATGCGCGTCGTTCTGCGCGAGATGGTCGGCCACGCCCGACAGGCGC
This genomic interval carries:
- a CDS encoding carboxyl transferase domain-containing protein; translated protein: MPIIESKLNPRSEDFRANAAALEAVVADLRAKIEQLAQGGGQAARDKHLARGKLLPRDRIAQLLDPGAPFLEFSQLAANGMYNDDAPGAGVITGIGRIAGRECVIVCNDATVKGGTYYPVTVKKHVRAQEIAAENRLPCVYLVDSGGANLPNQDDVFPDRDHFGRIFFNQATMSAAGIAQIAVVMGSCTAGGAYVPAMSDESIIVKEQGTIFLGGPPLVKAATGEEVSAEDLGGGDVHTRLSGVADHLAQNDAHALSIARSIVDHLAPKIASPVALREPKPPRYDAKSLYGVIPVDTRKPFDVREVIARIVDDSEFDEFKARYGTTLVTGFAHIWGHPVGIVANNGILFSESAVKGAHFIELCCQRKIPLVFLQNITGFMVGRKYENEGIARHGAKMVTAVSNAKVPKFTVIIGGSFGAGNYGMCGRAFGPRFLWMWPNARISVMGGEQAASVLATVRRDGIEAKGGAWSAEEEDAFKQPIRDQYERQGHPYYASARLWDDGVIDPAQTRDVLGLGLAASMNAPIEDTRFGVFRM
- a CDS encoding acetyl-CoA carboxylase biotin carboxylase subunit codes for the protein MFDKILIANRGEIACRVAATCKRLGIASVAVYSDADANAKHVAACDEAVHIGGSAAADSYLRIERIIEAARATGAQAIHPGYGFLSENEDFAHACEAAGIVFIGPPVDAIAAMGSKAAAKALMHAAAVPLVPGYHGDDQDAANLHREADAIGYPVLLKASAGGGGKGMRVVERSDDFPAALASCQREAASSFGNDRVLIEKYLTRPRHVEVQVFGDTHGNTVYLFDRDCSVQRRHQKVLEEAPAPGLPDDVRRAMGEAAVAAARAVGYVGAGTVEFIMTGDAFYFMEMNTRLQVEHPVTEMVTGLDLVEWQLRVASGEPLPLRQDELRVQGHALEARLYAENPARGFLPSTGTLKHLRLPAGVEFAIGASVRVDSGVREGDAITPFYDPMIAKLIVHGADRAEALSLMLRALRACEVVGLHTNAAFLQRIVACEPFATADLDTGLIERNHDALFAPQEPPRAMLALACAALLARERDALADPGSPWGALPDWRLNGGYRRTLEWRAIDRESDLTVTVDDDAAGKRLAIGDAPAQPFAWTRGATPLDFDVTLGGVRSSGRVYAAGDTFHVFTQGAAETFEWRNLLAHAGDAEQGGGRLTAPMPGKVIAVLVEPGQKVEAGTPLIVMEAMKMEHTIGAPSAGVVAEVLYGVGDQVSDGAQLLMMAEG
- a CDS encoding enoyl-CoA hydratase/isomerase family protein, whose amino-acid sequence is MRYETIKVSEAGRVTTVTLARPDVRNAFNETTIAELTTAFEWLDAHEGVRAIVLAAEGAAFCAGADLNWMKKMAGYSDDENRADARKLARMLEAIHRCGKPVIARVHGDAYAGGVGLVAAADIAIAADGVKFCLSEARLGLIPATIAPYVVRAMGERAARRYFTTAEVFDSTRAASLGFIHEAVPADALDETVAKLAATLVANGPDAVRACKRLVADVAGRALDATLIEQTADWIARTRAGAEAREGIASFLEKRTPSWRE
- a CDS encoding DUF2827 domain-containing protein, producing MTSPVLNGLRIGITIGLRAPDESLWINGIKQNALFLAKLLMASPHGYRVTLVNTTDVPLTEALPWDRGVYDTRAFAEMKDSLDVVIELGGQIDGEQTAYLKARGAKLVSYCCGVEYINAMESMLFGRRLWDSLFINRGYDEVWAIPQIAPSSLPFLQSLRRCPGRVVPFVWDPMFLSARAQSLPEHGEYRPSGTSAKRLTVMEPNHNVVKFCVYPMLIIDEAYRRDPDAICFTHVTNADRLAHDSPEFVMLMNYLDIVRAGKASFVGRFDTPLFLADLTDIVVSHQWSNPLNYFYFDVCWQGYPLVHNASLAPDLGYYYPDNDVQQGADALLRALHTHDDDWEAYTLRQRDILSRYTSANPALIAEYDALLAQLIGATAA